One region of Parambassis ranga chromosome 21, fParRan2.1, whole genome shotgun sequence genomic DNA includes:
- the rgcc gene encoding regulator of cell cycle RGCC isoform X2, with translation MKSPKMKPQAKFVKEDDLNDVLCEFDAVIEDFTSPVEKRHFRYDEHLKTMKRRSSASVSDSGISDSESAESLNRNSFSFSDERLNSPTVLSPTMLSPTVFSPTTPSPHPLLSPKPKLGDTKELEDFIADLDRTLESM, from the exons ATGAAGTCTCCCAAGATGAAACCCCAAG CGAAGTTCGTCAAGGAGGATGACCTGAACGATGTACTGTGCGAGTTCGACGCGGTGATCGAAGATTTCACGTCACCGGTGGAGAAGCGACACTTCAGGTACGACGAACACCTGAAgaccatgaagaggaggagcagcgccAGCGTCAGCGACAGCGGCATCAGCGACTCAGAGA GTGCCGAGTCGCTTAACAGaaacagcttcagcttcagcGATGAGAGACTCAACTCTCCCACCGTGCTCTCCCCCACCATGCTCTCCCCCACTGTGTTCTCCCCCACCACCCCCTCACCTCACCCTCTCCTGTCACCTAAAC CCAAACTGGGTGACACTAAAGAACTTGAGGACTTCATCGCCGACCTTGACAGGACATTAGAGA GCATGTGA
- the rgcc gene encoding regulator of cell cycle RGCC isoform X1, translating to MKSPKMKPQAKFVKEDDLNDVLCEFDAVIEDFTSPVEKRHFRYDEHLKTMKRRSSASVSDSGISDSESAESLNRNSFSFSDERLNSPTVLSPTMLSPTVFSPTTPSPHPLLSPKPKLGDTKELEDFIADLDRTLESKC from the exons ATGAAGTCTCCCAAGATGAAACCCCAAG CGAAGTTCGTCAAGGAGGATGACCTGAACGATGTACTGTGCGAGTTCGACGCGGTGATCGAAGATTTCACGTCACCGGTGGAGAAGCGACACTTCAGGTACGACGAACACCTGAAgaccatgaagaggaggagcagcgccAGCGTCAGCGACAGCGGCATCAGCGACTCAGAGA GTGCCGAGTCGCTTAACAGaaacagcttcagcttcagcGATGAGAGACTCAACTCTCCCACCGTGCTCTCCCCCACCATGCTCTCCCCCACTGTGTTCTCCCCCACCACCCCCTCACCTCACCCTCTCCTGTCACCTAAAC CCAAACTGGGTGACACTAAAGAACTTGAGGACTTCATCGCCGACCTTGACAGGACATTAGAGAGTAAGTGCTAA